GCCTGACCGGCCCGTGTCGTCGTCCGTAGGAGATCCTGAGTGCCCAAGTCAACAACGCCGGACGCCCCCGCGCGCCGAGCGCTGATTGAGGACATCAAGGACGACCGTCGCGGTTGGTTGCAGCACGGCGCCGCGGCGCTCGCCGTGTCCCTGCTGGGTCTCGGTGTCGCCGGGTCCGTCGTCCTCACCAGCAACGCCGAGCCGGCCCAGGTGGCCGTGCCCAGCACCCGGGTCGCCGCGACCACCGATCCCGCCGTGAAGCTGCCGGCGGCCTTCGACCGGGACGCCACCGCCACCAGCCGCGACACCGCCGGGCGCCCCGCGCTGGACCAGGCGAAGCTGCAGAGCCTGGCCGACCAGCGGGCCGAGGAGCTCGCCAAGACCGACGAGCAGATCGAGCAGGCCGCCAGCACCAAGGCCGCCGACGCGCGGGAGAAGACGCTGGAGTCGGCGTCGGAGTCGACGCAGGAGCAGGCCGCGTTGATCAAGAAGAGCGCGGACGCGAAGCGGGCCGCCGAGCTGGCCCAGGCCGCCGCGCCGGAGACCACCACCACCCAGAAGGCCGCCGAGCCCGAGGCCGCCGCCCCCGCGGAGGCCGCGCCGGTCAACGCCTCGGGCAAGAGCTGCATGCCGGTCCGCGGCGGCTACAGCATCGCCGCCCGCTTCGGCCAGGTCGGCTCCTGGTCGCGCTACCACACCGGCTTCGACTTCTCCGCCCCCGTCGGCACCCCGCTGCAGGCCCCGGCCTCCGGCGTCGTCACCAACGCGGGCTCCGGGCCGGCCAGCGGCTGGGCCGGCAACTACGTGGCCATCCGCTACCCCGACGGCACCTCGTCGCTGCAGGCCCACATGTCGACCGTGTCGGTCAGCGTCGGCCAGAGCGTCGCCGCCTGCCAGACCGTCGGCGCCGTCGGCATGACCGGCCGCACCTTCGGCCCGCACGTCCACTTCGAGATCTACCCCGCCGGCATCACCCCGGGCGACGTCTACAAGGCCGTCAACCCGGTGAGCTGGCTGAACGCCCACGGCATCAACCCGTAGCCAGCTGCCGCGGCGGCCCTGCCGCACGGGTCTCCCAGCCCCGCTGGGTCCAGGCCCGTCACCCGTGGCCGGGGCCGGGGCCGGGGCCGGTCGCCCCGCGGCCGGGGCCTGTCCCCCACTTCACACCCCGACGACCGTCGCTGCGGCCGTTGCCCGAGGTGTGAAGACCACCGACGGGGTGTGAAGTGACCGGCCAGGGGAGGGCGCAGCCCGACGCGCCCGCCGGCGGCGGTCAGGCGGCGGTCCGAGGCGGCGGCTAGAGCTTCTCGAGCGGGGCGTGCTTGAGCGAGAGCCGCTTGAGGCCGGCGGAGCCGAAGTCGACGTCGGCCTTGGTGTCGTCGCCCGTGCCGGACGTCGCCACCACCGAGCCGAGCCCGAAGGTGGAGTGCAGGACGCGGTCGCCCGCCGTCAGCACGGGGATCACCCGGACCTTCGGCTTCGGGGCGCCGTAGCCCACCGTGCCGCGCCAGGAGTCGTTCGACCGGGTCGTCGCCGACGTGTTCCGCCACGACGTGACGGCCCGCTCGGTGCGCCGCCAGTCGACCAGCCGGTCCGGCAGCTCGGTGAGGAACCGGCTGGCCGGGTTGTGCTGCGGGGTGCCCCAGGCCGCCCGGACGATGGCCCGGGAGACGTGCAGCCGCTGCCGCGCCCGGGTGATCCCGACGTAGGCCAGCCGGCGCTCCTCCGCGAGCTCGTCGGGGTCGTTGAGCGCCCGCATGTGCGGGAAGACGCCGTCCTCGCAGCCGGTGAGGAAGACGTTGTCGAACTCCAGCCCCTTGGCCGTGTGCAGCGTCATCAGGGTGACCACACCGGCGCTCTCGCGGTCCGGCGACGGGATCTGGTCGGAGTCGGCCACCAGGGCCACGCGCTCGAGGAAGGCGCCGAGGGAGTCGTCCACCTCCGCGGCACCCGCTGCGAGGTCCTGCTCGGGGTCGAGCGGGTCGAAGTCGGCCGGCACCTCCGCCAGCCGGACGCCGGTCGACGCGGCCGGCGCCGTCAGGGCGGCCAGCTCGACCGCCGGGTCGAAGGCGTCGACGTCCAGGTCGTCGTCCGCCGCGGCCAGCACCGCGACGCCGCTGACGAACTCCCGCGCGACGGTGACCAGCTCGACGAGGTTCTCCAGCCGGGTCTGGTCCTGCGGGTCGGACGAGCTCTGCAGCTCGGCCAGGTAGCCGGATCCCTCCAAGACGCTGGTCAGGATGGCGTCGGCCGGGGCGCCCTCGGCGACCATCGCCTCGTGGGCGTCCATCAGGTCGACGAAGGAGCGCAGCTGGTTGGCGGAGCGGGTCCCCAGGCCCGGGATGTCGTCGACGCGGCGCAGCGCCTCGCCGAAGCTGATCCGCTCCCGGTTGGCCAGGTCGGCGACGGCGGCCTCGGCCCGGTCGCCGATGCCGCGCTTGGGCACGTTGAGGATCCGCCGGACCGAGACGTCGTCGCTGCGGTTGCTGATCGCCCGCAGGTACGCGATGGCGTCGCGGACCTCGCGGCGCTCGTAGAACCGCACGCCGCCGACCACCTTGTAGGGCAGGCCGACGCGGATGAACACCTCCTCGAAGGCCCGCGACTGCGCGTTGGTCCGGTAGAAGACGGCGGTGTCGCCGTAGCGGCCCTCCCCCGCGTCGCTCAGCCGGTCGATCTCGCTGGCCACGAACTGGGCCTCGTCGTGCTCGGTGTCGGCGACGTAGCCGACGATCATCGGGCCGTCGCCGGCGTCGGACCAGAGGTTCTTCGGCTTGCGGCCGGTGTTCTGGCCGATGACGGCGTTGGCGGCGGTGAGGATCGTCTGGGTGGAGCGGTAGTTCTGCTCCAGCATGATCGTCCGCGCGCCGGGGAAGTCGAGCTCGAAGTCGTTGATGTTGCGGATGGTGGCACCGCGGAAGGCGTAGATCGACTGGTCGGAGTCGCCGACGACCATCAGCTCCGGCGGCTCGGCGGCGACGGTCTCCGGGCCGGGCTCGACGTCGGCCGAGCACAGCTCGCGGACCAGCACGTACTGGGCGTGGTTGGTGTCCTGGTACTCGTCCACCAGCACGTGCCGGAACCGACGGCGGTACTGCTCGCGCAGGTCGGGGAAGGCCTGCAGCAGGTGCACGGTGGTCATGATCAGGTCGTCGAAGTCGAGCGCGTTCGCCGCGATCAGCCGGCGCTGGTACTCCGCGTACGCCTCGGCGTAGGAGGCCTCGACGCTGCCCTCGGCCGCCCGGCCCCGGGCCGACTCGTGGTCGACCAGC
The window above is part of the Friedmanniella luteola genome. Proteins encoded here:
- a CDS encoding M23 family metallopeptidase is translated as MPKSTTPDAPARRALIEDIKDDRRGWLQHGAAALAVSLLGLGVAGSVVLTSNAEPAQVAVPSTRVAATTDPAVKLPAAFDRDATATSRDTAGRPALDQAKLQSLADQRAEELAKTDEQIEQAASTKAADAREKTLESASESTQEQAALIKKSADAKRAAELAQAAAPETTTTQKAAEPEAAAPAEAAPVNASGKSCMPVRGGYSIAARFGQVGSWSRYHTGFDFSAPVGTPLQAPASGVVTNAGSGPASGWAGNYVAIRYPDGTSSLQAHMSTVSVSVGQSVAACQTVGAVGMTGRTFGPHVHFEIYPAGITPGDVYKAVNPVSWLNAHGINP
- a CDS encoding UvrD-helicase domain-containing protein yields the protein MTSAPQPFVPTPSAGLPDDLFPEVTVARPRARKSSTPSADQLLEGLNPPQREAVLHAGGPVLVVAGAGSGKTRVLTRRIAHLVGDRKVHPGSILAITFTNKAAAEMRGRVMDLVGNRAKLMWVSTFHSACVRILRSEIGRFHVSRSFSIYDDADSKRLMQLVANDLELDPKRFPVRAIMSWVSNCKNELVDHESARGRAAEGSVEASYAEAYAEYQRRLIAANALDFDDLIMTTVHLLQAFPDLREQYRRRFRHVLVDEYQDTNHAQYVLVRELCSADVEPGPETVAAEPPELMVVGDSDQSIYAFRGATIRNINDFELDFPGARTIMLEQNYRSTQTILTAANAVIGQNTGRKPKNLWSDAGDGPMIVGYVADTEHDEAQFVASEIDRLSDAGEGRYGDTAVFYRTNAQSRAFEEVFIRVGLPYKVVGGVRFYERREVRDAIAYLRAISNRSDDVSVRRILNVPKRGIGDRAEAAVADLANRERISFGEALRRVDDIPGLGTRSANQLRSFVDLMDAHEAMVAEGAPADAILTSVLEGSGYLAELQSSSDPQDQTRLENLVELVTVAREFVSGVAVLAAADDDLDVDAFDPAVELAALTAPAASTGVRLAEVPADFDPLDPEQDLAAGAAEVDDSLGAFLERVALVADSDQIPSPDRESAGVVTLMTLHTAKGLEFDNVFLTGCEDGVFPHMRALNDPDELAEERRLAYVGITRARQRLHVSRAIVRAAWGTPQHNPASRFLTELPDRLVDWRRTERAVTSWRNTSATTRSNDSWRGTVGYGAPKPKVRVIPVLTAGDRVLHSTFGLGSVVATSGTGDDTKADVDFGSAGLKRLSLKHAPLEKL